The Terriglobales bacterium genome includes a region encoding these proteins:
- a CDS encoding NmrA family NAD(P)-binding protein produces MFAITGITGKVGGEVARNLLAGNQPVRAVVRDLRKGEAWAQLGCDLVRADINDAGALTSAFKGAESVFVLIPPNFDPSPDFHEARATAATLRSALAAARPGRVAYLSTIGAQATQSNLLTQHTIIEQVLGELSMPITFLRPGWFMENCSWDVASATNDGVILSFLQPIDKPVPMVATADIGRVAAELLQETWKGHRVVEL; encoded by the coding sequence ATGTTTGCAATTACTGGAATCACCGGCAAAGTTGGTGGAGAGGTGGCGCGCAACCTTCTGGCCGGTAACCAGCCTGTCCGAGCTGTGGTGCGCGACCTCCGTAAAGGCGAAGCTTGGGCACAGCTTGGCTGCGACCTCGTGCGTGCGGATATCAATGATGCTGGGGCGCTCACCTCAGCATTCAAAGGGGCCGAAAGCGTGTTCGTGCTCATTCCGCCGAACTTCGATCCGTCGCCAGACTTTCACGAGGCGCGAGCGACGGCCGCCACATTGAGATCGGCGCTCGCGGCAGCGCGTCCGGGCAGAGTCGCATACCTGTCCACGATCGGCGCACAGGCGACTCAATCGAACCTGCTTACGCAGCACACCATTATCGAGCAAGTGCTTGGAGAGTTGTCGATGCCGATTACCTTTCTGCGGCCAGGATGGTTCATGGAGAACTGTAGCTGGGATGTCGCTTCGGCGACCAATGACGGTGTGATTCTGAGCTTCCTGCAACCCATCGATAAGCCGGTACCGATGGTTGCCACAGCCGACATTGGCCGTGTAGCTGCCGAACTGCTCCAGGAGACCTGGAAAGGCCACAGAGTCGTCGAGTTGTAG